One Eubacterium sp. AB3007 genomic window, GGAAGTCGCTGCAGAGAGCACAGAAGAGTAATTGAAAGGAACAGGAACCATGGCAGTAACTGCAAAATTAGTAAAGGAATTAAGAGATAAGACCGGTGCCGGTATGATGGACTGCAAGAAGGCACTGATGGAGACGGACGGCGACATCGACAAGGCGATCGACGTGCTTCGTGAGAAGGGGCTGTCCAAGGCAGCCAAGAAGGCAGATAGAATCGCCGCAGAGGGGTTGGTTCGTCTGGCTTTCTCCGAGGATCATAAGGAAGCCGCTATTGTCGAGGTCAACTCCGAGACAGACTTTGTGGCTAAGAACCCAGAGTTTATTGAATTCGTAGAGAAACTCGCTGAGAAGGCTCTGGAAGTTGAAAGTGAAGATATGGACGCATTCATGGCGATGGATTTCTTCGGTGAGGGTACCGTGCAGGAGGCTCTGACTGCCAAGATCGCCAAGATCGGTGAGAACATGAACATCCGCCGCATCCAGAAGCTGAACACCGAGGGCACTGTGTACACCGGTTATATGCACAACGGTGGACTCATCGGCGTTATCGTCGGCATCAAGACCGACGCTGCAGCTGACGAGATCAACGTAGCTGCGAAGGATGTAGCCATGCAGGTGGCATCCATGAGCCCGAAGTTCGTCAACGAGACCGAGGTGGATCAGGCATGGCTGGCTAACGAGACCGAGATCGCCAAGCAGCAGCTGCTGAACGAGGGCAAGAAACCTGAGCTGCTGGATCGCATCATCCCTGGCAAGATCAAGGCTATCCTGAAGGATGTCTGCCTGGTAGACCAGAAGTTCGTCAAGGACAGCGATCTGACCGTCGGCGAGTATGTAGCTAACGTTGCCAAGGAACTGGGCAAGGACATGACCGTCACTGAGATGGTACGTTTCGAGGTCGGTGAAGGCATCGAGAAGAAGGAAGAGGACTTCGCTGCTGAGGTAGCTGCACAGATGAACAAGTAATCATTTGCTGAAATTTCGTTTGGGAAACCTTGAAAGCCTTGGGAATACTGCATTTCCAGGGCTTTTTGCTTGTCCTAACTCGGCGACTGGCAAGCGGAGCGAAGTCAGAGCCGTGGTAGGCCAGCCGCCAGAGCGGTCGAAATCTTTGATTTCGGGCACCGCGGGACGGTGACCGTTTCCGGATAGTATCCGCAACGTATCGCAGATTATCGTATCTTATCCCCGGTTTTGGTCTTTTTTTGGCCTTCTGACCCCGGGGTCAAATCCCGAAAAAAATTTCGCCTGCTTCTTTCGGATTTTTTGCAAATATGACGCATATCATTTCGTGTTATAGAGTAGAGGTTGTCACAGGAGATGCTCCTGGGAAATGACGGTAAGTATGTTCCGATTAGTTTCATATAGTTAAAGTGGTCCTTGCCATATGCAGGCATACATGCTATAAGTTAAGTAACAAGTTAACTAGACCATAAAGAGCACGTTAGGGACAGGCCCGATGACCGTGCAGCAACCTGCCTTAGTGGTAAGGTGCTAATGCCTGAGCGATGGGGACGAGTTTTGAAGCAAAGTCCTATCGCAGCGATGGGACTTTTTCTGTTGTTGTGCTCTTTGCGGATGAAAGAAGGGAGCACAGCAGAATGAAACCAATACTGATACATGTGCCGCATGCGTCCATGTATATTCCGGAGGAGTACCGAAAGACAGCGCTGATCTCGCAGGAAGAACTGGAAGATGAGAACCATTTCATGTGTGATACCGGAGTTTTAGAACTGATTCCTCCTGCTTTTGCGAATAATACAGTCGTATTTCCATATTCGAGACTGTATTGTGATGTGGAGCGGTTCCGTGACGGCAGCGAGCCGATGGAAGCGTATGGTATGGGATTCATCTATACCAGTGACAGTAGGGGCAGAGAAATGTTTTGTCCTACAACAGAACACAGAAAATCGGTGTCAGCAATTTATGACCGACATCACTCGAGATTGAATCGCAGGACAACAGAGATACTGAAAGAGCATGAGCGCTGTCTGATCATCGATCTACATTCCTTCAGCGATGAGACTGTAAATCGCCTGTTTGGGTGGACCGATTTCCCGGATGTGTGCATAGGGACAGAGCCCGATTACTATTCAGAAGAACTTGTGAAGAGTATATGCTGCTTTTGCAGAAACCTGGGGCTGACAGTTGCTCTGAATTACCCATATCAGGGGTCACTGGTTCCGAATCAATACTACGGAAAGAAGAATACAGGAATCATATCAGTTATGCTGGAAATCAATAAGCGGGTTTTGAATAATAAGAAGTCGCTTTTCAGGCGACCGTGATTGAATTGAGATGTTATATGATAGCTACAAAAGTATGGAAAAGGATCTGTGAGATTCTCTGGAGAAGACGGATCTTTCGTAAGACTACAACAAACAATCGAAAAAAGGTATATGAAAATATAATATAGAGTCATGGCTTACAGTGAATTAATCAAGAATTTCAACAGAATAAGGGACTACATGCGCCAGTTCTACGTCTACGGCTTCAGGACCAGAGACGAATACGATAAGAAGAGTGCCCGCAGCTATGACAATGAGCGCAGGCGCATCGAGAGTTGGCTCGGCGACTACATGTCTTTCCGGCAGGAACCTTCTGGAAAGGTCTCTTTTATTTCTGTCGACAGCGGTGAGGTTAACGCCAACCCTCTGTACAATGCGTTCAAGGCCAAAAGCTTTACTGCCAATGACATCATTCTGAACTTCTTCATCCTGGACATTCTGCAACCGGGTGTCAGACTGGGCGTGTCCGAGATCACAGAAACGATCGATGAGGAGTATATGTCCGCTTTTGACGACCCGAAAGTGTTCGATGAGTCCACCGTCAGAAACAAGCTGAAGGAATATACAGAAGCAGGGATCCTGACGGCAGAGAAGGACGGCAGAAAGATGCTGTACAGCATCGCCGAGGACAACGTCAACCTGGACGGCTGGAAAGAAGCTCTGGCATTTTATTCGGAAATCGATCCGGTCGGCGTGATCGGATCCTTCCTGCTGGATAAAATGCAAAGGCAAGCGGAGTTGTTCTGCTACAAGCATCATTACATCCTGCATGCGCTGGAGAGCGACATCGTATGCACGTTGTTTGATGCGATCACGGATGACTGCACGGTCAACATTTCTGTCGACAGTAAGAGACACAATAGAATCAATGAGTACGAGGTCATTCCATTCCTGATTGCTATGAGCACGGAGAACGGCAGGGCCTATCTTCTCGGCAAAGAGGATGGGGGAAGGCATTTCAACATGTACCGCCTCGACAGGATCCAGTCAGCCGAGAAGGGTGCCTTTGCACCTCAGAAGGCGGAACTGTTGGAAGCGGCGAAGGAATTCACGTCGCATCTTTGGAATACCTCCAGCGGCAGAAGCAGGCAGCTGGATCATCTGGAAATGACATTGCGCATTGAACCGCAGGAGGAGCATATTCTCCAAAGACTCGAAAGAGAGGGAAAGCAAGGGCATGTTGAACCGGCAGGCGAAAACCAGTATCGGTTCGTGATCGATGTGTATGACGCATCTGAAATGCTTCCGTGGCTTCGTACGTTCACCGGGCGCATCGTGGAACTGAGCTGCACGAATCTCGAAGTGGAGAAAGTGTTCTACGATGATATGCAGTCTATGTATGACATGTATCTGAAGGATGGAGGTGAGGGCGATGCTGTTTAACGAGATCTACGGAAACTACTACAATGCTGTCGCCGAGATCCTGAAGTACGCGGTCAACGGTGAGTTGACGCAACAGGATATATACCGGATCACAGACAGTAAAGCCTTTGCAGAAAGCGTCCTCAGCATCCCCGGCGCGCTTAACAGCGGCGAGTGGCCGTTTCTGACTGAAGATCTGGATACGCCGCTGATACATGAACCGCAGATGCCGCTGACCACGCTGCAGAAACGATGGCTGAAGTCCTTGCTTGAGGATCCGAGGATCCGTCTGTTTGACGTGCCTGCAGATGGTCTTGGGGATGTAGAACCTTTATATAAGCCGGGAGAGATCGTCTACTTCGACCAATACTCCGATGGCGATCCGTACAGGGACGAGAAGTACGTGGAGAATTTCCGTATAGTACTGCAGGCACTTCGCGAACATCGGAAGCTTCAGATCAGGTTCATGAGCGGCAAAGGAAAAAGCCATAAGTGGGTGTGCATCCCGCTGAAACTGGAATACTCTCTGAAAGACGATAAGTTCCGCCTGATTATCAGTGGAAACAGGAGTGATAATACCATCAACGTAGCCAGGATCAGGAAGTGTACTCTACTTGATGCCTTTGACCCTTCAGAAGCGGTCGGGACCGGACACGAGAAGAAGCAACTCGTTATGGAACTGATCGATGAGCGGAATGCCCTTGAGCGCGGGATGCTCCATTTCTCACATCTGGAGAAGGAGACCGTAAAGCTGGATGAGAACAAGTACCGTATCACATTGGTGTATAATCAGGACGATGAGACAGAGATCCTGATTCGGGTCTTAAGCTTTGGGCCTGTCCTGAAGGTGCTGGAACCAGAGTATTTCATACGGCAGATTCGAAAGAGACTGGAGATGCAGAAGCGGTTTGAATAGCCGCTTCTTTTTCAATGGAAGCTGGCGTTCGCAACTTTTTTTTCATGATAAGTGGGATATTCGATGGTACTATAAGATCACAAAATACATTGAAAAGTGAATATCTGCTTATGCTTTTGATCCAACTCGGTGCAGAAGGCTCAACAACCTGCCGAGGTGTGGCGGAGTTCTCAGTGAGAATCTCGGGGGATACCCCGGAAGCGGTTTTTAGATCCATTCGAAGGGGAGGATGAAAGGCATAGGCAGGTATTCAGAGAAAGAAAGGCGTAAACTGCAATGATTCGGACCGACAGGTTGTGGGTTCGACTCCCACCATCGACCATAGAGTTGATGTAGCTCGCGGAGAGCCGTCGAAATAATACGCCTTGAATAATAAAGGTGCGGACAGCAATGCAAGATCCTTTGAATGGCTCAACGGTAGGGCACCTGATTGTTAATCAGGATGAGTTGCAGGTTCGAGTCCTGCTTCGATGAAAACCGCACCTTGAGATAATAAAAGCACAGACAGCAATGATTGATCGAAATCCTGTAAGAGTAGCCCTGGTTTTAAGTGCTTTGGATCATTTATGGAAAGAGGTGTTAGAGATGCTGAACATGTTAAAGAAACAAGCGAATCAGTTTTATACAGAAAACGGAGCCGTTACATATAGAACGACTGCGTCTGATTGTCTTGACCTGTTTTCAAGGATCGGAGCGATGAGAAATGCTGGTGAGCAGGATATCATCGAGTGCTTTTCGAGAGCGTATATTGAGAATCCGGACCTGACCATGAAAATTCTATTTTATGCCAGAGACGTGCGTGGTGGTCTTGGTGAGCGCAGGGTGTTCCGTGTTATTATGAACTGGCTCGCCGGTTACAACAAAACATCCGTAGAGAAAAACATTGAACGAATCGCTGAATACGGCAGATTTGATGATGTCGTTGAACTCATGGATACAAGCTGCAAGGATAGCGTTCTTGCGTACATCAGAAAGCAGTTGTTCGCTGATTTGGCAGCACTCGAAAAGCAGGGCAGCGTGTCACTCCTGGCTAAATGGTTGCCGTCCGTTAATGCATCCAATGCGGATACAGTCAGAAAAGCAAAGTCAATCGCCAGAGCTCTCAATATGAGTGACGCTCAGTATAGAAAAGCGCTGAGCAAGCTGAGAGCCCAGATTAAGATTATCGAAAACAACCTGCGTGAGAAAGACTATACTTTCGATTACTCCAAGCAGCCGTCCAAGGCCATGTTCAAGTACAGACAAGCGTTCATCAGGAACGATAATGAACGTTACATGGAATTCCTGAATAGGGTTGAAAAAGGTGAAACTAAACTCAATACTTCGACATTGATGCCATATGACATTATTGCACCAATCGTCACACAGGATAATAATTATTGTGCCTGGAGTGGGACTACAATAGAAATTAATCCGGCTGTAAGACAGTCTATGAATGTTTCCTGGAATGCGTTGGAGGATTTCACTGATAACAGAAATGCCCTTGCAGTTATCGATAGTTCAGGATCCATGTATTGGGGAGGTACACCTATACCAGAAGCTGTAGCTATTTCACTGGGAATCTATTTTGCAGAAAGGAATAAGGGAGCATTCAGAAACCACTTTATTACGTTCTCCGAAACCCCACGACTCGTTGAGGTTAAGGGAAAAGATATCGTTGATAAGACTGTCTATTGCGAAAGCTTCAGTGAAATCGGCAACACCGATGTGCAGAAGGTATTTGAGCTTTTGCTTGATACAGCTGTAGAAAACCACTTACCTCAGCGTGATTTGCCAGAAACTCTGTACATCATAACAGATATGGAGTTTGATGCTTGTGTATATGGAGCGGATATAACTAACTTTGAGTATGCCAAAAAGCAATTCGCAAGGTTTGGTTACATACTGCCGCAGATAGTGTTCTGGAACATACAGAGCAGAAATGCGCAGGTCCCGGTTACCATGAATGAACAAGGAGTAGTTCTGGTATCAGGCTGCACTCCGAGACTGTTTTCCATGATTGCAAGCGGAAAATATAATCCATATGACTTCATGATGGAGGTCATCGGAAGCGATCGTTACGCACAGATCGCTGCATAACACGGTAATTATGTTCCAACTAAACAACAGCCGGTCCAATTGCTCTTGCACCATCAAAAAAAGCATGATATAAGTTAAGTAACAAGTTAACAAGACCATAAAGAGCACGTTAGGGACAGGCCCGGTGATCGTGCAGCAACCTGCCTTTATGGTAAGGTGCTAATGCCTGAGCGATGGGTACGATTTTTGAAGCAAAGTCCTATCGCAGCGATGGGACTTTTTTTATATGCGAAAAACAGGGTCGTTTGGATAAAGCAAAAGGGATGTATGGAGAGAGGAATTTATCTAAAAGCTTAACGAGAAAACCCCCACTTCTGCAAGTGGAGGGATGAATCGTTCGGTATGGGCCAAAGAATGCTATACGGCTATACCCTCGAGTGTCGCTCTGCAGGAGAGCCATTTCTGAGTAAAATGCCAGGAACTTCCTGTTTCGATATTGCATAAACGGATGACATGTGATACGATAAGAACATACGTTCGGAGGTGTATCATGAAGCGTATCAGAGGATACCGGTATCGCGCATATCCAGACCGGAAACAGCAGGCGTTCTTCGCACGGACCTTTGGGGCCTGTCGTTTTGTATATAACTACTATCTTGAACAGAAGAAAACGTTTTGGGAGGAGTGTCATGACACGCTGAAATACACAGAAGAAGGCAGAGATCTGTCCCATCACCTGAAAAAGGAGGCACCATGGCTGAAAGAAGCTGACAGCATCGCGCTGCAGCAAGCCCTGAGACACCTGGAACAAGCATATGAGAACTTTTTTCAGAAGCGAGGAGGGTATCCGAAGTTCAAAAGCAAACGGCATGCTCAGAGTTACCGAACGATGAATGTAAATGGCAGCATC contains:
- the tsf gene encoding translation elongation factor Ts is translated as MAVTAKLVKELRDKTGAGMMDCKKALMETDGDIDKAIDVLREKGLSKAAKKADRIAAEGLVRLAFSEDHKEAAIVEVNSETDFVAKNPEFIEFVEKLAEKALEVESEDMDAFMAMDFFGEGTVQEALTAKIAKIGENMNIRRIQKLNTEGTVYTGYMHNGGLIGVIVGIKTDAAADEINVAAKDVAMQVASMSPKFVNETEVDQAWLANETEIAKQQLLNEGKKPELLDRIIPGKIKAILKDVCLVDQKFVKDSDLTVGEYVANVAKELGKDMTVTEMVRFEVGEGIEKKEEDFAAEVAAQMNK
- a CDS encoding N-formylglutamate amidohydrolase — protein: MKPILIHVPHASMYIPEEYRKTALISQEELEDENHFMCDTGVLELIPPAFANNTVVFPYSRLYCDVERFRDGSEPMEAYGMGFIYTSDSRGREMFCPTTEHRKSVSAIYDRHHSRLNRRTTEILKEHERCLIIDLHSFSDETVNRLFGWTDFPDVCIGTEPDYYSEELVKSICCFCRNLGLTVALNYPYQGSLVPNQYYGKKNTGIISVMLEINKRVLNNKKSLFRRP
- a CDS encoding WYL domain-containing protein, with translation MAYSELIKNFNRIRDYMRQFYVYGFRTRDEYDKKSARSYDNERRRIESWLGDYMSFRQEPSGKVSFISVDSGEVNANPLYNAFKAKSFTANDIILNFFILDILQPGVRLGVSEITETIDEEYMSAFDDPKVFDESTVRNKLKEYTEAGILTAEKDGRKMLYSIAEDNVNLDGWKEALAFYSEIDPVGVIGSFLLDKMQRQAELFCYKHHYILHALESDIVCTLFDAITDDCTVNISVDSKRHNRINEYEVIPFLIAMSTENGRAYLLGKEDGGRHFNMYRLDRIQSAEKGAFAPQKAELLEAAKEFTSHLWNTSSGRSRQLDHLEMTLRIEPQEEHILQRLEREGKQGHVEPAGENQYRFVIDVYDASEMLPWLRTFTGRIVELSCTNLEVEKVFYDDMQSMYDMYLKDGGEGDAV
- a CDS encoding WYL domain-containing protein, with protein sequence MLFNEIYGNYYNAVAEILKYAVNGELTQQDIYRITDSKAFAESVLSIPGALNSGEWPFLTEDLDTPLIHEPQMPLTTLQKRWLKSLLEDPRIRLFDVPADGLGDVEPLYKPGEIVYFDQYSDGDPYRDEKYVENFRIVLQALREHRKLQIRFMSGKGKSHKWVCIPLKLEYSLKDDKFRLIISGNRSDNTINVARIRKCTLLDAFDPSEAVGTGHEKKQLVMELIDERNALERGMLHFSHLEKETVKLDENKYRITLVYNQDDETEILIRVLSFGPVLKVLEPEYFIRQIRKRLEMQKRFE
- a CDS encoding DUF2828 family protein — its product is MIDRNPVRVALVLSALDHLWKEVLEMLNMLKKQANQFYTENGAVTYRTTASDCLDLFSRIGAMRNAGEQDIIECFSRAYIENPDLTMKILFYARDVRGGLGERRVFRVIMNWLAGYNKTSVEKNIERIAEYGRFDDVVELMDTSCKDSVLAYIRKQLFADLAALEKQGSVSLLAKWLPSVNASNADTVRKAKSIARALNMSDAQYRKALSKLRAQIKIIENNLREKDYTFDYSKQPSKAMFKYRQAFIRNDNERYMEFLNRVEKGETKLNTSTLMPYDIIAPIVTQDNNYCAWSGTTIEINPAVRQSMNVSWNALEDFTDNRNALAVIDSSGSMYWGGTPIPEAVAISLGIYFAERNKGAFRNHFITFSETPRLVEVKGKDIVDKTVYCESFSEIGNTDVQKVFELLLDTAVENHLPQRDLPETLYIITDMEFDACVYGADITNFEYAKKQFARFGYILPQIVFWNIQSRNAQVPVTMNEQGVVLVSGCTPRLFSMIASGKYNPYDFMMEVIGSDRYAQIAA